The Gouania willdenowi chromosome 7, fGouWil2.1, whole genome shotgun sequence genome includes a window with the following:
- the LOC114467295 gene encoding L-rhamnose-binding lectin SML-like, with the protein MFISPTSDCNIMLSLAVISLLLISVASAERVVSCDLGNNVHRLSCEHGVILVKSSLYGRENTEICSEGRTVEELTDTQCSQNQTTDLIKNRCDGRKECEMTIDDVNVSDPCNETFKYVETNFLCITANVLVACEGSEVQLNCGRRRAIKVISAFYGRRDATTCAFKQSEEDVKECFNPTEKVAESCNEKSRCVISATQSVFGEACADTSNYLEVVYVCRRQRKRPSPISVFRKKNRKN; encoded by the exons ATGTTCATCTCACCTACCTCAGACTGCAACATCATGCTGT CGCTCGCTGTAATTAGTTTGCTCCTTATATcag ttGCTTCCGCAGAGAGAGTCGTCTCCTGTGATTTAGGAAACAATGTTCATCGCCTCAGCTGTG AACATGGAGTGATTTTGGTGAAGTCTTCACTGTACGGACGTGAAAACACTGAGATCTGCAGTGAGGGCAGAACTGTGGAGGAGCTCACTGATACTCAGTGCTCCCAGAACCAAACCACTGATCTGATTAAGAACAG GTGTGATGGAAGGAAGGAGTGTGAGATGACGATTGATGATGTGAACGTCTCTGACCCCTGCAATGAAACCTTCAAATATGTGGAAACCAACTTCCTCTGCATCACAGCCA ATGTCCTGGTTGCATGTGAAGGCTCAGAAGTCCAACTGAATTGTG GTAGAAGAAGAGCCATAAAAGTCATCAGCGCTTTTTACGGACGTCGTGACGCAACTACATGTGCGTTCAAGCAGTCTGAGGAGGACGTTAAAGAATGCTTTAACCCAACTGAGAAAGTCGCTGAGag CTGTAATGAGAAAAGCCGCTGTGTCATCAGTGCTACTCAATCTGTCTTTGGAGAAGCTTGTGCCGATACCTCCAACTACCTGGAGGTAGTCTACGTTTGCAGAC GTCAGCGGAAGAGGCCGTCACCGATTTCAGTTTTTCGGAAAAAAAATCGCAAGAATTAA
- the LOC114467296 gene encoding L-rhamnose-binding lectin SML-like: protein MTSSLSSTLLLGAVCLLLVWDSSANTVITCDDKSNVQNMQCDFGVIQVNSAMYGRTNTETCKEGIPIWSRIFFCSLSGTTELLKNRCDGKKTCELSMKDVQLFDPCRRTSKYLETQYTCVPAMTEVVCEDSEMYLSCDEGQVIHVYGADYGRRDKTTCSFRKPNFSIRDVYCSQTADIVPRSCNGKNQCVIKVSNSVFGNPCGRTYKYLEVAYICEYPLSKLDNTLKQST from the exons ATGACCTCCAGCCTCAGCTCAACACTGT TGCTTGGTGCAGTTTGTTTGCTTTTAGTTTGGG atTCTTCTGCAAACACCGTCATCACCTGTGATGACAAATCCAATGTCCAAAACATGCAGTGTG ATTTTGGGGTGATCCAGGTTAACTCAGCGATGTATGGACGCACAAATACAGAGACGTGCAAGGAAGGAATACCGATATGGTCACGAATCTTTTTTTGTTCTCTCAGTGGCACAACTGAACTTCTCAAAAACAG ATGTGATGGAAAGAAGACGTGTGAACTGTCCATGAAAGATGTTCAACTTTTTGACCCGTGCAGAAGAACCTCCAAATACCTGGAGACCCAATACACCTGTGTCCCAGCAA TGACTGAAGTTGTGTGTGAGGACTCTGAGATGTACCTTTCATGTG ATGAAGGGCAGGTCATTCATGTCTACGGTGCTGATTACGGTCGACGAGATAAAACCACGTGTTCATTCAGGAAACCAAACTTTTCCATTAGAGACGTTTACTGTTCACAAACCGCCGACATCGTTCCGAGGAg CTGTAACGGTAAAAACCAATGTGTGATCAAAGTGAGTAACTCAGTGTTTGGGAACCCGTGTGGTCGTACGTACAAGTATCTGGAGGTGGCCTATATCTGTGAAT ATCCTCTATCGAAGCTGGACAACACCTTAAAACAAAGTACATGA